ATGTGCCTACATGCGTGTACATACCGCTACATACATATTAACGTATGTGcttttgtataaatatatataacgcgtgttttttctttaataaatgtatgcttaaattataaattccattatgtgtttatataagGATATTTACAGTATTATGTaaaagtaattattttactctttaatatatgtatatatattaactttattaaaaaataaaataacatattgtTGTAAACATAAGTATTTTTACGTAGTTTTTTTCCcattccattttttcttttatattttccatatcatcttatctttttcttttttttttttttttttacaataatacTACAACAGAtgattcatttaaaaatatttttttttacaatattatgaataatgTGAACGAAATTCCGAGATTTCAAATAACACTGCACCTTTAAGCAAATTTGAAAAGGAGTAAGTTTGTTATTAAAACCATGCCCTTTTCCTTCTCTAATTTAACATAAGTTCAACAATCAGTGGTTTTTGTACCATAACTGTGTGAAGTACTATGTGTATTTTgtggctttttttttttttttttttttttcattttgtactCCAAGAACTTTGAGAGTCAGCATtatcatttaattattttaagataaaatggcatatcaaattttattacaagaaaaagtatcatattaaaaaaaaaaaaagacatattaactttataaatgaatctttcatataaataaataatatatattatgaataaaaataaggaattcgaaaaaaaaaaaaaaaacgcaAATTAGACAATCCCCTGTGGAGGAAGTTATTAATTGCTATACGAGATAACGAAAACAATAATTTGGCTGCGTTAAGGGAAAGAGGCGAAAAGGGAATATACTAATAGTTTAaccgtatatatatatatatacatacacatgtgCATCTAGTATATGTGCAGAATGTATAAATTTGCGCATATTCCTCAATTTTGCATTCGAAAAATAGTACGTCCTAAAAAATTACCGTCTTATTTTGGAAGCACATAAAAGATAGAATGATAACTAAACAAGGTGTTTtggttttaaaaatatcatttaaaatgGAGAAATTTCAGCACTACTATacacctatatatatatgtatatatatccttatacacacatatatttcCTTGTATAACTGCACAAACTCTCCGAATTTATACCATTCCGTTCTTCAGGCGCATTAGCACAAGGTTAAGAGGgtctcaaaaaaaaaaataaaataaaaataaaataaaataaaataaataagtaaaatatagtaatataaaatgaaatgaaataaaataaaaaaaaaaatttttttttgaacattTTCTCGTTACAACATTTACTTCGCTTTTTAAAAAGGTTCCCTGTTGGATTCTTCAATAGGTTTAATAATTGTCAGAGGGTCACAGCTAAACTCATGAAGGTCTTcgtttaatttaaattttgataGATTACTAAGCAAACTATCTTTCTGCAATGTTTTGGATGAAGATAAAATGGAAGTAGAATTTTCTTGTGTTTTCGTAAAATCATTGGTCAAGTCAATTGTTCTGTTGTTACTTGTATTTGCAGAAGCGTCTAATTCTTCGCTCTTTAAACTTTTCAAAACATTCATgtatttattgtataattcttgttttatttttaatctgTTTTTCCCTTGTTCCTTATTTACATCATTTCCAGTATTTACTTCTTCTCTTCTGTTACTCAAATTTTCAAAagtactattatttttttcatcataagGTGAACTTAAATTATCATAAGAATTTTTCTCTTCTCTTCTATGTATGTCCTTCTTATTATTGTCAATTCTGTCGTGTCTATTATCGCTTCCATCAATTTTACCGTGCTTTTCGTCTCTATAATTTCTACTATAACTATTTTGCAGTATTAAATCCTGCTCTCTTCTCACAATATGGGAGTCATTAGaactatataaaatactattactattattatacttcATTTTACTGTCGTAATTTAAATGGCTCGATtcatcattaatattttttctactagatatattatatctgTCCACACTAACATTGTGAGAAAAGTCAGAACTCACAGAATCCAGTAGCACACTACTAGTGTTACTATTAGCTTCATAACTGGTttgagaaataaaattatatccCTTCTTGTCTTTTACATTATCATTACTAGTGTTTCGGCTATTGGTACTTTGACtttcatatatttgtttactttcatatgtatttttgttGTCTCCTCTACTTTTTGATATATTCGATAGTGAATTGTAGTTAGTAtcatttctatattttctatttccgcttatatttctatttccGCTTATATTTCCATTTCCGCTAATACTTACATTTCCgtcttcttttaatttattatgacCACTGGAAGTTTGCAGCTTGTCAATCTTGTTGAGTTGTCTCTTATTGCTAGAATAATCCAGGCTATTTTTAGAATGTTTTATGTCATAACTTGATATTAACAagttctttttctttttttcacttcTATAATCTTCGTCTTCTATATAATTCTTATCTTTATCACTTTCATCATTTTTGGCATTATATGTAGAATATCTGTTGTCATCATTTTTCTCATTAGgtaatttgtttttcatttttttttttctttctttttcaaaatatgatTTTCCATCAACAGTAGGGTTAGAATATTCGATATCATATTTCTTTgagtacttttttttataactcctttttaatatacatttttcatttcctatttgttctttattttcatattcccTAAAAgatgtatttctttttaagtCAAATATTATGTCATCATAAGATTCGTTTCTCCTCGTTTTAAACTTCTTATCCCTACTGTCGTATATATCGtacgtattatttttattactactttttaatttcaaatatttcgttattttaCTGCCTTCTTTGTTTTTACTGCTACTATTATTGTGATTATTACTTTTGTTACTATCATTATTACTATCATTGTTACTatcattgtttttattatttttatttctgtaATTGTTATTGCTGTAATTGTTTTTACTATCATTTTTACTTTCGTTGTTACTGTTGTTGTTATGCGTCGTGCTTAAGTTGAACATCTTTTTTATCTTCGAGCTACTGAACAAAGATATGTCGTGGTTACCTAAGTACGACGAGGAGTTTTCACTAAAACTATAATCATCAATGTTGGCATGTGCTTTATCTTTACCCCCCTCCTTATTCTTACTACgaatatcattaatattattatttacactaatattatttgtattgttCGCACTGCTCGCATTATTCGAACTGTGCATATTATTCGAGTTATTCACAGACGATATACTTAATTCCTTTAACGACGTAATGGAATGATTCTTATTTTTGTCCGCATCACCATTTgatacttttttctttttaggTTTTTTGCTAAATGATAAGAAATCAGTATTTAAACTTTTACCACTAGAAGAGCTGTCTGAAtaatttatcaatttttcattcatttgGGATTTATTCTCATCTACaagcttatattttttattatattcttctCCCTTATTGTATTCCCCTTCCATACtactatttattttcttatcatttttctctttacTGGTTAAACCGTATTCTTTCTCTAGTTCACATAAGCTATTTTTCAGTATACACGTTTCTTCATTCCTTGTATCACTTAAATtatctattatatttttgctttcACTCCTACTCTTTGTCCTTTGCCTTTCATTTGTCTgattatttaactttttactAAAACTTTTTCTATTCGAATTGATGAAAATGGTAAAATCATCATTGTAGTCGTAAATACTGTCTTCCTCCTTGGAACACGCGTTTTCAGAatccattttaaaaaatacttcATCAGATTCGTTgctctttgtttttttgttttcttccCTTTCATAGGTATAATCGCGATCGTTCTTACATTCTCTATAGCTATTTTTAACGCAATCACTAAGTCTGTTACTGTCTCTGCTATTGTGTCTACTGCTTCCTCTATTATTTCCTCTACTATTATCTCTATCATTGCCCCTAACACTTCTCTCGTTATTGTATCCGTTGGTGAGATCCACCCCGCTTCCATTGATGCCATAGCGACTTTTTTTATCAGAAGGGACAGAGCTACTTTCACGCTTGAGAGAACTGTCGTCATTCCTACTTCTTATATCATTTACTGGTTCATCCTGGTTTTGCAAAAATGTTTTCGTAAAATTGTACATGCTGTTTTTCTTCTCTTGATCATTTagctcattttttaatttttctataattattatgttatcattattatttatggtCAACTCgtcaatttctttttttaaattttctataattttttcataagaattatatttcttttgaGCTTCTAACTGAAATTCGTTATAGGCCATAGTATTTTGCTCAaacttattttctttttcttgtaAAAGTTCTAATTTAATTgtcttttcatttaaattttctcttaaagatttaatttcattttttaaaataatttctagttcttcttttttaagatgcattttatttatttcactaATATTATTCTGAACAAATTTGACGTTGTTttcatattcatttaattgtttttttaattcaagaacaatatttttactttgtaTTAGTTCATTTTCATATTGCGTTTTATCAATAGCGACTTTTGTTAATGCATCTAGTGAATCATCTCTTTGTGTTTTCAAGTTAGTTATTTCTACAGACAATGTCTGAATGTATGTCTCtagatttttaattttatcaactgacttttttaattctgtttgtatttttatagcTGCATCTTCAATTATCGTCTTTTCCTGTAAAACTATTTTATAATcatcttctattttttttaagtgatTATTAgtaacatttaatatttgaatttCTTGTTGTAATTGTTGAATAATTAAAGTGCTATTAGCATTATGAGAAGTGTTCATAATTTGTAAATTCTTATTCTCTTTTAATAtctcattatattttatggtTAACTCTCCgtattctttatttatattttctattttacatttaaaattttctataa
The window above is part of the Plasmodium malariae genome assembly, chromosome: 10 genome. Proteins encoded here:
- the PmUG01_10014800 gene encoding conserved Plasmodium protein, unknown function — its product is MELRNDDARSDLTGDDKKNGVERLLSKQVTRTICSNKTGESKTKSPYNGDNDNKYSNSNRNGNSNGKTNGNRGKYDSGKEKEKNEKKEMNNRKGNEKLNGVNPIEKENKSYHKNKTNEKMVTNKGIDDKDNSINYKRLRKKLNNLNYKESLCVSCIPLVQIIFDDLIQAIQNFQKLSDKYEQLQKKYKELVNEKKDIKLELDTKERRNKIENGLFLSEEYDKYDTTQDKESRTDGERSDKSDDRTNDKRSGKDNESNKGTTRKEYEDEIAELRKKVEEESKLKESYMTENKKLKFNLVILQNEKKENLDELTDDLCDDNLSCFKNRTKSFDDFELDNKKRKKEKEKYKRENSIINDHTLSLGKELSYYKNLCKEFKMEIEKMKNDSSYHMNIKMDDNELDSSNDYDKENQVSREKRSKHPHPTSQHAVEEKNLEIKYLKKRLNEYEIEIRKLNELRMINGIKEQKTFIDRGSVYDESTVNENYPNDLKSCNFEVADDNVSADARTKNEDSVNDINNLNKIIKTRNNEIYHLKNRVLLLETELQVKNDSENKYKEKLNTMNDGERSKKRNKKLINCDLNRSEDSTVDYGDVGADDVSECDAGVSDACADDAGAYERSTKLSTLKKEMKLKEEEIEELGLLLNDLKKELKEEKKRSEKYEKQYNEEKSETAILKEELKNLEKEIEMKESEFNLNKNTINNLKLESDEFNNTISCSNETKKQLTDYIHNLLNKLSESNDKIDELKDNNILQKQKVEVYKKEIKKLKDDLIDSSNQIDEFASLLDKKDEVIENFKCKIENINKEYGELTIKYNEILKENKNLQIMNTSHNANSTLIIQQLQQEIQILNVTNNHLKKIEDDYKIVLQEKTIIEDAAIKIQTELKKSVDKIKNLETYIQTLSVEITNLKTQRDDSLDALTKVAIDKTQYENELIQSKNIVLELKKQLNEYENNVKFVQNNISEINKMHLKKEELEIILKNEIKSLRENLNEKTIKLELLQEKENKFEQNTMAYNEFQLEAQKKYNSYEKIIENLKKEIDELTINNNDNIIIIEKLKNELNDQEKKNSMYNFTKTFLQNQDEPVNDIRSRNDDSSLKRESSSVPSDKKSRYGINGSGVDLTNGYNNERSVRGNDRDNSRGNNRGSSRHNSRDSNRLSDCVKNSYRECKNDRDYTYEREENKKTKSNESDEVFFKMDSENACSKEEDSIYDYNDDFTIFINSNRKSFSKKLNNQTNERQRTKSRSESKNIIDNLSDTRNEETCILKNSLCELEKEYGLTSKEKNDKKINSSMEGEYNKGEEYNKKYKLVDENKSQMNEKLINYSDSSSSGKSLNTDFLSFSKKPKKKKVSNGDADKNKNHSITSLKELSISSVNNSNNMHSSNNASSANNTNNISVNNNINDIRSKNKEGGKDKAHANIDDYSFSENSSSYLGNHDISLFSSSKIKKMFNLSTTHNNNSNNESKNDSKNNYSNNNYRNKNNKNNDSNNDSNNDSNKSNNHNNSSSKNKEGSKITKYLKLKSSNKNNTYDIYDSRDKKFKTRRNESYDDIIFDLKRNTSFREYENKEQIGNEKCILKRSYKKKYSKKYDIEYSNPTVDGKSYFEKERKKKMKNKLPNEKNDDNRYSTYNAKNDESDKDKNYIEDEDYRSEKKKKNLLISSYDIKHSKNSLDYSSNKRQLNKIDKLQTSSGHNKLKEDGNVSISGNGNISGNRNISGNRKYRNDTNYNSLSNISKSRGDNKNTYESKQIYESQSTNSRNTSNDNVKDKKGYNFISQTSYEANSNTSSVLLDSVSSDFSHNVSVDRYNISSRKNINDESSHLNYDSKMKYNNSNSILYSSNDSHIVRREQDLILQNSYSRNYRDEKHGKIDGSDNRHDRIDNNKKDIHRREEKNSYDNLSSPYDEKNNSTFENLSNRREEVNTGNDVNKEQGKNRLKIKQELYNKYMNVLKSLKSEELDASANTSNNRTIDLTNDFTKTQENSTSILSSSKTLQKDSLLSNLSKFKLNEDLHEFSCDPLTIIKPIEESNREPF